One segment of Haloplanus natans DSM 17983 DNA contains the following:
- a CDS encoding methyltransferase domain-containing protein — protein MTVLLVHGDREYLRAPGEELQTDLGVLTVPDDVEPGQRLETHLGDEFVVREPRGPDLFDHFERTGAPMMPRDIGLTIGFTGAAAEDRVLDAGTGTGVLAAYLGRIGTDVVTYERDPEFAEVARENMRLAGVDDAVEVRTGDVTADLDDLTGFDILTLDTEDAPTVVRQAPDILVSGGFVVVYSPFVEGSRAAVEAAEEASLTDVTTHETIQRRMTFDDRGSRPDTRGVGHTGYLTVARWQ, from the coding sequence GTGACCGTCTTACTGGTCCACGGTGACCGGGAGTATCTCCGGGCACCGGGCGAGGAACTCCAGACCGATCTGGGCGTGCTGACGGTTCCCGACGACGTCGAACCCGGGCAGCGCCTGGAGACGCATCTGGGCGACGAGTTCGTCGTCCGCGAGCCACGCGGGCCGGACCTGTTCGATCACTTCGAGCGCACGGGGGCGCCGATGATGCCCCGCGACATCGGGCTGACCATCGGATTCACCGGCGCCGCGGCCGAGGACCGCGTCCTCGACGCGGGCACCGGAACGGGCGTCCTCGCGGCCTACCTCGGCCGCATCGGCACCGACGTGGTGACTTACGAACGCGATCCGGAGTTCGCCGAGGTGGCCCGCGAGAATATGCGCCTCGCCGGCGTCGACGACGCCGTCGAGGTTCGGACGGGGGACGTGACCGCCGACCTAGACGACCTGACCGGCTTCGACATCCTCACCCTCGACACCGAGGACGCCCCGACCGTCGTCCGGCAGGCGCCCGACATCCTCGTGAGCGGCGGTTTCGTCGTCGTCTACTCGCCGTTCGTCGAGGGATCGCGCGCCGCCGTCGAGGCCGCCGAGGAGGCGTCGCTGACCGACGTGACGACCCACGAGACGATCCAGCGGCGGATGACCTTCGACGACCGGGGCTCGCGCCCCGACACCCGGGGTGTCGGCCACACCGGCTACCTCACCGTCGCGCGGTGGCAGTAG
- the hisF gene encoding imidazole glycerol phosphate synthase subunit HisF: MAVTKRIIPCIDVDIDEDGDAAVYTGVNFEDLKYTGDPVEMAREYNAAGADEFVFLDITASAEGRETMLHVVERIADEVFIPLTVGGGIRTRDDIKETLRAGADKVSINTAAIENPDLVDAGAAAFGSQCIVISVDARRRYDEAGEHYERIDGESCWFECTIKGGREGTGVDVVEWAREVESRGAGELFVNSIDADGTKDGYDIPLTRAVCDNVSTPVIASSGCGGPEDAYEVFTDAGADAALAASIFHFDEYSIRDVKEYLDERGVPVRL, encoded by the coding sequence ATGGCCGTAACCAAGCGAATCATCCCCTGTATCGACGTGGACATCGACGAGGACGGCGACGCGGCGGTGTACACGGGCGTCAACTTCGAGGACCTGAAATACACGGGCGACCCCGTCGAGATGGCCCGCGAGTACAACGCGGCGGGCGCCGACGAGTTCGTCTTCCTCGACATCACGGCCAGCGCGGAGGGGCGCGAGACGATGCTCCACGTCGTCGAGCGGATCGCGGACGAGGTGTTCATTCCCCTGACCGTCGGCGGCGGCATCCGCACCCGCGACGACATCAAGGAGACGCTCCGGGCGGGCGCGGACAAGGTGTCGATCAACACCGCGGCCATCGAGAATCCGGACCTCGTCGACGCGGGCGCCGCGGCCTTCGGCAGCCAGTGCATCGTCATCAGCGTCGACGCCCGCCGGCGCTACGACGAGGCGGGTGAACATTACGAGCGGATCGACGGCGAATCCTGCTGGTTCGAGTGTACGATCAAGGGCGGCCGCGAGGGCACGGGCGTCGACGTGGTGGAGTGGGCCCGCGAGGTGGAGTCGCGCGGGGCGGGCGAACTGTTCGTCAACTCCATCGACGCGGACGGGACGAAAGACGGCTACGACATCCCGCTCACCCGCGCCGTCTGTGACAACGTCTCGACGCCCGTCATCGCCTCCTCGGGCTGTGGGGGGCCGGAAGACGCCTACGAAGTGTTCACCGACGCCGGCGCCGACGCGGCGCTCGCGGCCTCCATCTTCCATTTCGACGAGTACTCGATCCGAGACGTAAAGGAGTATCTGGACGAGCGGGGCGTTCCGGTGCGGCTTTGA
- a CDS encoding asparagine synthase C-terminal domain-containing protein: MTRLRGADAETVRRALDADDPLPGTAGFAGFVNRGASRLAPDGFLVRDVLGRQPIFGAPDDWGFAPDGVAGDPTPVPAGHIREPDGTDRRVWSLPDPPAANDDVAAVETVRHAIDDALAGLDDDGLAVAFSGGVDSALVAAGTPNAPCYVVGFPDAHDVSAARGAAAAMGRELRVVSLDHADLERAVPEVVAATGRTNAMDVTIALPLYLVAERVAADGYDRLALGQGADELFGGYAKVVDPADDDRVAATTVRGATREMLGSLPDQLERDTLTLRAAGVDPVVPLLADGVVEAALPLPGHLLATADERKVALRRAAADRLPASVVDADKKAVQYGSLVSRELDRLARRAGFKRRMDRHVDRYIESLV, translated from the coding sequence GTGACCCGGCTTCGCGGCGCCGACGCCGAGACCGTTCGCCGTGCCCTCGACGCCGACGACCCTCTTCCCGGCACGGCCGGCTTCGCCGGCTTCGTGAACCGAGGTGCCTCGCGCCTCGCCCCTGACGGCTTCCTCGTCCGCGACGTACTCGGCCGACAACCGATCTTCGGCGCCCCCGACGACTGGGGGTTCGCGCCCGACGGCGTGGCCGGCGACCCGACGCCGGTCCCCGCGGGCCACATCCGCGAACCCGACGGCACCGACCGCCGCGTCTGGTCGCTCCCCGACCCACCCGCCGCGAACGACGACGTGGCCGCCGTCGAAACGGTTCGCCACGCCATCGACGACGCGCTGGCCGGCCTCGACGACGACGGCCTCGCCGTTGCCTTCTCCGGGGGCGTCGACTCCGCGCTCGTCGCCGCGGGCACTCCGAACGCACCCTGCTACGTCGTCGGCTTCCCCGACGCACACGACGTGAGTGCGGCACGGGGGGCCGCCGCGGCGATGGGCCGGGAGCTTCGCGTCGTCTCCCTCGACCACGCCGACCTAGAGCGGGCCGTCCCCGAGGTGGTCGCCGCTACGGGCCGGACGAACGCGATGGACGTGACCATCGCCCTCCCGCTCTATCTCGTCGCGGAGCGCGTGGCCGCCGACGGCTACGACCGCCTCGCGTTGGGTCAGGGCGCCGACGAACTGTTCGGCGGCTACGCGAAGGTGGTCGACCCGGCCGACGACGACCGGGTGGCCGCGACGACCGTTCGCGGCGCGACACGGGAGATGCTCGGGAGCCTGCCCGATCAACTCGAACGCGACACACTGACCCTCCGGGCGGCGGGCGTCGACCCCGTTGTCCCCCTACTCGCGGACGGCGTGGTCGAGGCGGCGCTCCCGCTTCCCGGCCATCTGCTCGCGACGGCCGACGAACGCAAAGTCGCGCTCCGGCGCGCGGCCGCCGACCGGCTTCCCGCGTCGGTCGTCGACGCCGACAAGAAGGCCGTCCAGTACGGCAGCCTGGTCTCCCGCGAACTCGACCGCCTCGCGAGACGGGCGGGGTTCAAGCGGCGGATGGACCGCCACGTCGACCGATATATCGAGTCGCTCGTCTAA
- the purL gene encoding phosphoribosylformylglycinamidine synthase subunit PurL, with amino-acid sequence MSLSDTDHDLVAAELGRDPTPAEAALFENLWSEHCAYRSSRPLLSAFDSEADQVVVGPGDDAAVVSLPTHGDGEETYVAMGIESHNHPSYVDPYDGAATGVGGIVRDILSMGAYPIALTDSLYFGGFDREHSRYLFDGVVEGIADYGNAIGVPTVGGSVEFHDGYEGNPLVNVACVGIVNEERLVTAEAKTPGNKLVLVGNATGRDGLGGASFASEDLSEDAETEDRPAVQVGDPYTEKLLIEANEALVDADLIRAARDLGAAGLGGASSELVAKGGLGAEIELDRVHQREPNMSALEILLAESQERMCYEVRPDDVAEVREIADRYDLGCSVIGEVTEGNYVCTFEGSEPRGRETVVDVPAEFLADGAPMNDLPMAEPVEAERDLPDAGVESAFDAVVGSPNTASKAWVYRQYDHEVGARTARRPGDDAAIMAIREAGTGLALSAGAIPAWTDADPYDGARAVALENATNLAAKGASPHAAVDCLNGGNPEKSEVYGGFGAIVDGLADMCRTLSVPVVGGNVSLYNDSAAGPIPPTPTLAMIGVREGYDAPPMTVSGEGTLLEVGARGGALGGSTYLATQGGSDRFPDLPADPTAAVDAVRAVASLDSTLATHDVSHGGLAVTLAEMVGAAGISATVESAEALFDETPGRVVVETTDPAAVEAAAGDAPVRDLGAATAGGELTLTVGEERLTRGVEEIRAIRDVLERELE; translated from the coding sequence ATGAGCCTGTCCGATACGGACCACGACCTCGTCGCCGCCGAACTCGGGCGGGACCCCACGCCCGCCGAGGCGGCGCTGTTCGAGAACCTCTGGAGCGAACATTGCGCCTATCGGTCGTCCCGACCGCTCCTGTCGGCGTTCGACAGCGAGGCCGACCAGGTGGTCGTCGGCCCCGGTGACGACGCCGCCGTCGTCTCCCTCCCCACCCACGGCGACGGCGAGGAGACGTACGTCGCGATGGGCATCGAGAGCCACAACCACCCGTCCTACGTCGACCCGTACGACGGCGCGGCGACCGGTGTCGGCGGCATCGTCCGCGACATCCTCTCGATGGGTGCCTACCCCATCGCGCTGACCGACTCGCTTTATTTCGGCGGCTTCGACCGCGAGCACTCCCGCTATCTCTTCGACGGCGTCGTCGAGGGTATCGCCGACTACGGCAACGCCATCGGCGTCCCGACGGTCGGTGGCAGCGTCGAGTTCCACGACGGCTACGAGGGCAACCCGCTGGTGAACGTCGCCTGTGTCGGCATCGTGAACGAGGAGCGTCTCGTCACCGCCGAGGCGAAGACGCCGGGCAACAAACTCGTGCTCGTCGGCAACGCCACCGGCCGCGACGGCCTCGGCGGCGCCTCCTTCGCCAGCGAGGACCTGAGCGAGGACGCCGAAACCGAGGATCGCCCCGCGGTGCAGGTGGGCGACCCGTACACGGAGAAGCTCCTGATCGAGGCCAACGAGGCGCTGGTCGACGCGGATCTGATCCGCGCGGCCCGCGACCTCGGCGCCGCGGGACTGGGCGGCGCCTCCAGCGAACTCGTCGCCAAGGGTGGGTTGGGCGCCGAAATCGAACTCGATCGGGTCCACCAGCGCGAACCCAACATGTCCGCCCTGGAGATCCTGCTCGCCGAATCCCAAGAACGGATGTGTTACGAGGTGCGGCCGGACGACGTGGCTGAGGTGCGGGAAATAGCCGACCGCTACGACCTCGGCTGTTCGGTCATCGGCGAGGTGACCGAGGGGAACTACGTCTGTACCTTCGAGGGAAGCGAGCCGCGAGGCCGCGAGACGGTCGTCGACGTGCCCGCCGAGTTCCTCGCGGACGGCGCACCGATGAACGACCTGCCGATGGCGGAGCCGGTCGAGGCCGAGCGCGACCTGCCCGACGCGGGGGTCGAGTCGGCCTTCGACGCCGTCGTCGGCAGTCCGAACACGGCGAGCAAGGCGTGGGTCTACCGCCAGTACGACCACGAGGTCGGGGCGCGGACGGCGCGTCGTCCCGGCGACGACGCGGCGATCATGGCGATCAGGGAGGCCGGCACGGGACTTGCCCTGTCGGCGGGTGCAATCCCGGCGTGGACGGACGCCGACCCCTACGACGGCGCCCGGGCCGTCGCCCTGGAGAACGCGACCAACCTCGCGGCCAAGGGGGCCAGCCCCCACGCCGCGGTGGACTGTCTCAACGGTGGCAACCCAGAGAAATCCGAGGTGTACGGCGGCTTCGGTGCCATCGTCGACGGCCTCGCGGACATGTGTCGGACCCTCTCGGTACCCGTCGTCGGCGGCAACGTCTCGCTGTACAACGACTCCGCCGCCGGCCCCATCCCGCCGACGCCGACGCTGGCGATGATCGGCGTCCGCGAGGGCTACGACGCCCCGCCGATGACCGTCTCCGGCGAGGGAACCCTACTGGAAGTCGGCGCCCGCGGCGGTGCCCTCGGCGGCTCGACGTACCTCGCCACGCAGGGCGGGAGCGACCGCTTCCCCGACCTGCCCGCGGACCCGACGGCGGCGGTCGACGCGGTCCGGGCGGTCGCCAGCCTCGACTCGACGCTCGCCACCCACGACGTGAGCCACGGTGGCCTCGCGGTGACGCTCGCTGAGATGGTGGGCGCGGCGGGCATCAGCGCGACGGTCGAGAGCGCCGAAGCGCTGTTCGACGAGACGCCCGGGCGAGTCGTCGTCGAGACGACCGATCCGGCGGCGGTGGAAGCCGCCGCGGGCGACGCGCCCGTCAGGGATCTGGGTGCGGCGACGGCCGGCGGCGAACTGACCCTGACGGTCGGCGAGGAGCGACTCACCCGCGGCGTCGAGGAGATTCGTGCGATCCGGGACGTGCTCGAACGGGAGCTAGAATAG
- a CDS encoding DUF7549 family protein, with translation MWVRSEYAGELAVLLTWLSTFIPWNVSYASDPSGAAVLFVRFPLVQLRYVFGISLARGVAVSDPLSAIAFQRGNPIVAAYEVWAVGAALFVAALVVSLVYYRREAWAESWPVDPVRLLGALLLGTGLVFAGATYLLLSRGFSSLPLPLGVVFLCLFGGLLLTVDRTA, from the coding sequence ATGTGGGTTCGGTCCGAGTACGCCGGCGAACTGGCCGTCCTCCTGACGTGGCTGTCGACGTTTATCCCCTGGAACGTATCGTACGCCTCGGACCCGAGCGGTGCGGCGGTGTTGTTCGTCCGGTTTCCGCTGGTTCAACTCCGGTACGTGTTCGGTATCTCGCTCGCCCGCGGCGTCGCCGTCTCCGACCCCCTGTCGGCCATCGCGTTCCAGCGTGGGAATCCGATCGTCGCCGCCTACGAGGTCTGGGCGGTCGGGGCCGCCCTCTTCGTGGCGGCGCTCGTCGTCTCCCTCGTCTACTACCGGCGGGAGGCCTGGGCGGAGTCGTGGCCGGTCGATCCCGTGCGTCTCCTCGGTGCGCTCCTTCTCGGCACGGGCCTCGTCTTCGCCGGCGCGACGTATCTCCTGCTCTCGCGTGGCTTCTCGTCACTTCCTCTCCCCCTCGGCGTCGTCTTCCTGTGTCTGTTCGGGGGGCTCCTCCTGACCGTCGACCGGACGGCGTGA
- a CDS encoding DUF5793 family protein, with protein sequence MRRDHFELEAHNIDWVETGEAPAEPKVVIDFNGPKETLTDRLTDAEGTLLEASETDVAFRLQDPLDDPDAAGVVSVTDRVTGDFLLELNEEADDVLRFVRAAREYGQSADDDGGRYSVVIRIDGETLATYSKSTFLVYDANGSLLRSKSLIPSGVEL encoded by the coding sequence ATGAGGCGCGACCACTTCGAGTTGGAGGCACACAACATCGACTGGGTCGAGACCGGCGAGGCGCCGGCCGAACCCAAAGTCGTCATCGACTTCAACGGACCGAAAGAGACGCTGACAGACCGGCTGACCGACGCGGAGGGGACCCTGCTGGAGGCCTCGGAGACGGACGTAGCGTTCCGACTGCAGGACCCACTCGACGACCCGGATGCGGCGGGCGTCGTCAGCGTCACCGACCGCGTCACCGGCGACTTCCTCCTCGAACTCAACGAGGAGGCCGACGACGTACTGCGATTCGTCCGCGCCGCACGCGAGTACGGCCAGTCGGCCGACGACGACGGCGGCCGCTACAGCGTCGTCATCCGCATCGACGGCGAGACGCTCGCGACGTACTCGAAGAGTACCTTCCTCGTCTACGACGCAAACGGGAGCCTGCTCCGGTCCAAGAGCCTCATCCCGTCCGGCGTCGAACTCTAG
- a CDS encoding uracil-DNA glycosylase family protein, translating to MRNVTDRVSNPFGMQPPCERFVPGYGDANAHFHVVGDHPGVHGGIEAGVPFTGSQAGRRLQRALHDAGLLRTTGDRPDVNTTYLSYLHTCVPTGAPTDDDYAAMEPFFDAELRAIAAHVLFPVGERAIEHVLETCTAHDTAGLDVESLHATEVQGSGWLVMPIRDPRTWASDDATSLVDAIDTLRATDYRRETDLGRFVAGNEPYLVR from the coding sequence GTGCGAAACGTCACCGACCGCGTCAGTAACCCGTTCGGTATGCAGCCACCCTGTGAGCGATTCGTCCCGGGGTACGGCGACGCCAACGCTCACTTCCACGTCGTCGGCGACCACCCGGGCGTCCACGGGGGCATCGAGGCCGGCGTCCCCTTCACCGGCAGCCAGGCCGGCCGTCGACTGCAACGCGCGCTCCACGACGCCGGCCTCCTGCGGACGACGGGCGACCGACCCGATGTGAACACCACCTACCTCTCCTACCTCCACACCTGCGTGCCGACGGGCGCGCCGACCGACGACGACTACGCCGCGATGGAGCCGTTCTTCGACGCCGAACTCCGCGCCATCGCCGCGCACGTCCTTTTCCCGGTGGGTGAACGGGCAATCGAACACGTCCTCGAGACGTGCACGGCCCACGACACGGCAGGCCTCGACGTCGAGAGCCTGCACGCGACGGAGGTGCAGGGCAGCGGGTGGCTCGTCATGCCGATCCGTGACCCCCGGACGTGGGCGTCGGACGACGCGACGAGCCTCGTCGACGCCATCGACACCCTCCGCGCGACCGACTACCGGCGCGAGACCGACCTCGGTCGGTTCGTCGCGGGCAACGAACCGTATCTGGTCCGGTGA
- a CDS encoding NUDIX hydrolase, whose product METTRHFTATVYLVADGATALHDHPGLGIRLPPGGHVDRGELPHEAALREAREETGLEPTLLTEGDDVRSETARAIPRPRHLMLADVNVCDGEVGHQHIDHVYYATVEHREIDPAPGEPGPDAWAWYDPAALRGADVDPDVEQLGIEAIETAGR is encoded by the coding sequence ATGGAGACGACACGACATTTCACCGCGACGGTGTATCTCGTCGCCGACGGCGCGACGGCGCTGCACGACCATCCCGGACTCGGAATTCGGCTCCCGCCTGGCGGGCACGTCGACCGGGGCGAACTCCCCCACGAGGCGGCGCTCCGGGAGGCCCGGGAGGAGACGGGGTTGGAGCCGACGCTTCTGACCGAGGGCGACGACGTGCGCTCCGAGACGGCGCGGGCCATCCCGCGCCCGCGACACCTGATGCTCGCGGACGTGAACGTCTGTGACGGCGAGGTGGGCCACCAGCACATCGACCACGTCTACTACGCGACGGTCGAGCACCGGGAAATCGACCCTGCTCCCGGCGAACCGGGGCCGGACGCGTGGGCGTGGTACGATCCGGCCGCCTTGCGCGGTGCCGACGTGGACCCCGACGTGGAGCAACTGGGCATCGAGGCCATCGAGACGGCCGGGCGTTAG
- a CDS encoding PHP domain-containing protein, with protein MLSVELHTHSSLSHDGRDPVDHLLEQAASVGLDAIAVTDHDEIDASLDAVEMAPGYGLVGIPGMEITTAAGHVLALGVEELIPANLSFEETLDRIHAGGGIAVVPHPFQSSRHGVAPHISAATLASADAIEVYNSRLLTGRSNRKAERFAAFHDLPMTAGSDAHIAEMVGQAVTEVDADERTAESILDAIADGRTSVVGRRTPWRISFRQAAGGAKRRLVRALGDLL; from the coding sequence GTGTTATCGGTCGAGTTGCACACGCACTCGTCGCTGTCCCACGACGGTCGGGACCCGGTCGACCACCTGCTCGAACAGGCGGCGTCGGTCGGGCTTGACGCCATCGCCGTCACCGACCACGACGAGATCGACGCTAGCCTCGACGCCGTCGAGATGGCTCCCGGCTACGGCTTAGTGGGCATCCCCGGCATGGAGATCACGACCGCCGCCGGCCACGTCCTCGCCCTCGGCGTCGAGGAGTTGATTCCGGCCAACCTCTCCTTCGAGGAGACGCTCGACCGCATCCACGCGGGGGGCGGCATCGCCGTCGTCCCCCACCCGTTCCAGTCCTCCCGCCACGGCGTCGCGCCACACATCTCGGCCGCAACGCTCGCCAGCGCCGACGCCATCGAAGTGTACAACTCCCGCCTCCTCACCGGTCGCTCGAACCGCAAGGCCGAGCGCTTCGCCGCCTTCCACGACCTCCCTATGACCGCCGGCAGCGACGCCCACATCGCCGAGATGGTTGGACAGGCGGTCACGGAAGTCGACGCCGACGAGCGCACGGCCGAGAGCATCCTCGACGCTATCGCCGACGGCCGGACGAGCGTCGTCGGCCGCCGCACCCCGTGGCGAATCAGCTTCCGACAGGCTGCCGGCGGGGCGAAACGCCGACTCGTCCGCGCGCTCGGCGACCTGCTGTGA
- a CDS encoding DNA-directed RNA polymerase subunit L — MELRVIEKTDEELRMEIAGEDHTFMNVLKGALLETAGVAAATYDMNPEQSGGQTDPILSVKTEAGTDPLDAVGDASRRVQDITDDFMAAFDAAA, encoded by the coding sequence ATGGAACTGCGGGTCATCGAGAAGACCGACGAGGAACTCCGCATGGAGATCGCGGGCGAGGATCACACGTTCATGAACGTCCTCAAGGGCGCGTTGCTGGAGACGGCCGGGGTGGCGGCGGCGACGTACGACATGAACCCGGAGCAGTCGGGGGGACAGACCGACCCCATTCTCTCGGTCAAAACCGAGGCCGGCACCGACCCCCTCGACGCGGTTGGCGACGCCTCCCGTCGCGTGCAGGACATCACCGACGACTTCATGGCCGCGTTCGACGCCGCCGCGTAA
- a CDS encoding DUF7550 family protein — MADHDDHADHEHHPHGGDEGRVTSPMQEFTTGQVGIGFVVLLVGLAVTFGLPLLF, encoded by the coding sequence ATGGCCGACCACGACGACCACGCGGACCACGAGCATCACCCACACGGCGGCGACGAGGGACGTGTCACCTCGCCGATGCAGGAGTTCACGACCGGGCAGGTCGGGATCGGTTTCGTCGTCCTCCTCGTCGGCCTCGCGGTGACGTTCGGACTGCCGCTTCTATTCTAG